CGCAAGGGTAAAAATGTCCCCCGGACTTACCAACTCTTTCTAGTTTCTAGGAGTTGGGCTAAAAACGTCCCCCGGACTTACCAACTCTTTCTAATTTCTTGGAGTTGGGGTAAAAACATGCACTGGATGTTTTTACTCCTCCATAAAGCTGTTGAAGACTTCTTCGATCATATCCCATTCTGCATCTGAGTCTTCTGGGATTGGTTGAAGGTCGCCTTCTGTTCCGTCTTCGTTTTCTGTAAATGAATAAGCTTGGATTTCAACTTCGCCGTTTTCATCTTCTTCTGCATTTGCAGGGATCAAAAGGACATAGTTCTTTCCAAATTCTTCTTTGCCATCAATGGTCAAAAGAATTTCAAACAAGGTTTCATTTCCTTGTTCATCCACCAATGTAATTAATTCACGTTCTTCATGGTCGTGGTTATGATCATGTGCCATACTATTCTTCCTCGTTTTCTTTCTAAAAATTGCGATCTAAATAATTTTGTAAAATAAGCTGCGCTGCTAACTTATCAATAACTTTTTTACGTTTGCTACGGCTAATATCTGCTTGCTCAATCAACATCCGCTCTGCAGCAACTGTCGTCAACCGTTCGTCTTGGTAGTCGACTGGCAACCCAAACTTTTCAGCAATCATTGCGCCATAAGCCTGACTGGCTTCCACACGCGGTCCGCTTGTGTTGTTCATGTTTTTCGGCAAGCCCACAACAAAACGGTCTACCTTGTATTGAGCCACTAATTCGGCCAAGCGCTCCAAACCGAATTCTTTTTTGTCTTCATCGATTTGGATGATTTCAAGACCCTGAGCTGTAAAACCGAGAGGATCACTCACAGCAACCCCAACGGTCTTTGAGCCAACATCCAATCCCATAATTCTCATTAGAGGTCTATTCCTTGCCCTTTCAAATAATAACGTACCAATTCTTCCACGATCTCATCTCGTTCATATTTACGAATTTGGTTCCGTGCATTATTATAACGAGGTACATAGGCAGGATCACCACTGAGTACGTATCCTACGATTTGATTAATTGGATTGTAGCCTTTTTCATCCAGTGACAAGTAAACATCTTTCAAGGTCTCGCTAATTTCCTTACGATTTGAATCATCAAGATTAAAACGTACTGTTTCATCTGTAAATCCCACAAGAACACCCTCTTTCCTTAGAATATTACTATTATACCATAATTAAGAGTTTTCCACAACGGCCAAGCCCTTGATTTTACGGCTTTTTCAAGCATTTTTGAGCTATTTTAGCTAAACTGTTTTTTTATTTTTGCTCACTCGCTCCAGCATTGATGAGATTGTCCGCAAATTGACTCGGTGTCAGCTTCAACAACTCCGGTAAGTGATTGTTTTTGAAGTAAGTCATGCCTTCGGCTTTCTTCACATCCATCGCTTCAAAGTCATAGGTGATCGTTACCTTGTATTCATTCTCATTTTCCAAGGTCAAATCAGCTGTGAAACCTGGCACTGTCAAAGCTTCCTTAAAGGCATCGTCCTTGTTAAAGGATTCTCTCAATTGCTTTTGCGCTTCCTCTATTCCAACCTGTTGGATCCCTTTTTTCAACTCCTCATCGGTTGCCGTCACATTGATGGTCTCCAACTTTTTAAAGGTATTCCCCACATAGGTGACGATTTGCGTCTGTTGTGTCCCCTTGTCATCTTTTGGAAAAACAAAGGTCCTTGTGACCACTTGATTTTCTTCAGCCTTTTGCAAGATACTCTTATTATCCTTTTGCAGCTGTTCTGCTTTCGCTTTAATTGCTTTTTGCTCACTTGAGGTTGGCGTTTTCACTTGCTTTTTTTGACCGCATCCCGTCAAACACAAGACAAGCGCACCCAATAAGAAGATTTTTCTTTTCATTTTCCATTCCTTACTAGTTATTGTTTTCTAAAATATTGTATCATAGATTTCGTAAAATGGCGTAGTAAACTGCTTTTCATTTCGATTTTTAAAAAAGAAAAAATCAGAAACAAATTGTTCCTGATTTTCAATCTCTTTAAAGGGCTGCACGCATCCGTGCTTCTGTATTTTCTACATTTCGAACTGATCGTGGCAAGAAGGCACGAATATCATCCTCTTTGTAGCCCACTTGGAGGCGTTTATCATCTACCAAGATTGGACTTTTTAGAATACGTGGGGTTTCCATAATGATGTCAATGACTTCATTGACACTCAAGTCTTCGATATCCACTCCTAGATTTTTAGCGTATCGATTTTTTGAAGAGACAATACTTGCCACTCCATTTTCAGTCTTTGTAAGGATATCCAATAATTCTTCTTTGGTGATCCCTTCCTTACCGAGGTTTTGTTCTTTATAAGTTAGCTGGTGAGCGTTGAGCCAAGTCTTTGCTTTTTTACAGCTGGTGCAACTTGACACTGTATAAATTTTAATCATGCATGCACTCCTTTCGCTACACGATAATACTATCGTATTAAATTATAACACAAAAACCATCAGTCTAGCGACCTATTTTGAAAAAAATTAATCTTCAATTTCAATCGCGTCATCTAAATCTAGAGTTACTTCTTCTACGACAGGAGCTGCTTCTTCAGTTTTATCAAGGGTTTTCACTGCTTCGTCTTCTTCGATCAAACCAAAATGAACCCGAACCTTGTGGTCGATTTCGTCAAAAATTTCTGGGTGGTCAGCCAAGAATTTCTTAGCATTTTCAGATCCTTGACCAATTTTTTCGCCATTATATGAGTACCACGCACCCGCTTTTTGGATGATATCCAAATCTGTTGCAATCTTCACCAATTCACCTGTACGTGAAATTCCTTCCCCGTACATGATTTCGACCATGGCTTCTTTGAACGGTGGAGCTACCTTGTTCTTCACAACCTTGATCTTGGTTTCCTTACCAACGTTGGTATCTTTTTGGTCCCCAGTCCCCTTGATTTGAGTATTTCCACGAACATCTAGACGGACAGAAGCGTAGAATTTAAGGGCACGACCACCAGGTGTGGTTTCAGGGTTCCCAAACATGACCCCAACTTTTTCACGCAATTGGTTGATAAAGATGGCAATGGTCTTTGTCTTATTGATCGAAGCTCCGAGTTTACGCATCGCTTGGCTCATCATCCGCGCTTGCAAACCAACGTGGCTATCCCCGATATCTCCATCGATTTCCGCACGAGGTACCAAGGCCGCAACAGAGTCGACAACCACCAAATCAACCGCACCAGAGTCGATCAATTTACCAGCAATTTCAAGTCCTTGTTCCCCTGAGTCTGGTTGAGACAAGAGAAGTTCGTCGATATTGACTCCGAGAGCTGCTGCATAAGATGGATCCAAGGCATGCTCCGCATCGATAAAGGCAGCAATGCCTCCTTCTTTCTGTGCTTGCGCTACTGCATGGAGGGCAACGGTTGTTTTACCAGATGATTCTGGACCATAGATTTCGATGATCCGACCTTTTGGATAACCACCAGCACCCAAGGCAATATCAAGCGCCAAGGAACCAGAGCTCATGACTTGTACTTTTTGCTCTGCACGTTCCCCCAAACGCATGATCGATCCCTTACCAAAGTCTTTTTCGATCAATTTCAGGGCATCATTGAGCGCTTTTTCACGCTCATCTCCAAATTTCTTAGAGATATCATCTAATTTTTTCTGTTTTTTCGCCATTCTTTTCTCCTATGTTTTTACTATACAGGAAATGCATGCAACTCACCGACGTTTTCCGTCATTTGAAAGGCACATTTCCTATCCATTTTTAGAATTATTCTTCATTTGGCACAAGCTTCATTATACCAAATTTTCACCATTTAATACAGCCAAGCGCACCAAATTAAAGGCATGAAGGACTGCAATTTCGCGGACATCCGCCCGGCTACGTCCAGCGATATTGACTTGGACACTATCCACTCCATGTGGAGTCGCAAGTCCGATAAAGACGGTCCCTGCTGGATGCCCTTCTAGACTATCTGGCCCCGCAACTCCGGTTAGGCTAACACCATAATCGGATCCTGTTAACTTACGGGCCTGTGAAGCCATGGCTTGTGCTGTAAAATGAGACACAACTCCATGTTGCTCCAACTCTTGAGCTGGAATAGACAACATCTTGCTTTTTTCTTCCAGACTATAGGTGACAAAACCACCCGCGAAGATGCTGGACGCCCCTGAAAAATCTGCCAAAGTCGCTTGAAAGAGGCCAGCCGTCAGGCTTTCTGCAACTGTAATGGTCTTACCAGTCCCTTTCAAGAGATCAAAGGCAACCTTGGCCATCGAATTGTCATCCCCATAACCGTAAAACAGTTCATGCAAGGGTTGATGGTCCAGCGTGTGACGTGATAAGATTTCCTTTTCTAAGACATCGAGCTTAGCATCCGCTGAAGCTTGATCCTTCGCCTTTGTAGATAGACGCAAGGTTACTTCTCCCGTCTTGGCATAAGGGGCAACCGTCGGATCACTCTGCTCTTCAATGATATCTGCTAGGATCGTAACCAGCTGGCTTTCCCCAATCCCAAAGAAGCGCAAGACTCTTGAAAAGAGCTGTTCCCCTGTTGTCAAATGAGGCACCAATTGTTCATTGACCATGGGTTTTAACTCACTTGGCGGACCAGGTAGAACGACATAGGTCACATCATCGACTTCAATCAAACCTCCAACCGCGAGACCTGTACGGTTTTGAAGGGGGATTGATCCGGCGATCATTTGTGCTTGTCGCTCATTATTGGGCGTCCGGACATAATCAGGGCGACTGGCAAAGAAGGTGTCGAGTTTAGCAAGCGCTGTCGGATCAAAAACCAGTTCTTTCCCTAAAAACTTAGCAAGGGTTTGCTTGGTCAAATCATCCTCTGTTGGCCCAAGTCCACCGCATAAAATCACCAAATCACTGCGTTTTGAAGCTGTCTCAATGGTCGAGAAGAGACGGCCTTCATTGTCTCCTACCGCCACATGATAATAGACATCAATCCCTAAACTAGCCAATTTTTCAGACAAGAATTGAGCATTGGTGTTCACAATTTGTCCTGTTAGAATTTCTGTTCCAACTGCAATAATTTCCGCCTTCATGGTGCCTCCCACTTATACTATTCGTAATTTTCATTCCATTTTAACACAATTTCCTAAATTATTTAAAAAACAGATTGAAGATAAAGTCCATTTTGGACAACTTTCTTCAATCTTTTTCTTTTAGAGTATAAAGTAAAAAATTCTTAGAAACACTATTACATCAACATTCCTAAGAGTTTTAACTATGTGGCAATCAACTTCTAAAGGGCTATTTTCTATTGTTGATAGAGCTTATCTATATTCTGAAGAGGCTGGAACAAAAGTCCTAGCCTCTCAATTGTTTTTGGATTGTCGAGCAAGACGCAGTGGTTGAGTGGGCTCTACTACGCTGATTTCATCAGCTTTTACAGCCCTACTCAACTATGCGGAGGTGGGACGACGAAATCGAATTCTAACGAATTACCGATTTCTGTCCCACTCTCTTTTTTACTACTTTCTTGATCTAAAAGCCTTCTTCTGACTCTAATTCTTGTTGTTTCCCCTCATCTTTTATGATACAATAGCATCAATTTATTTCTAGGAGGATGAGATATGGTTTCTACTATTGGTATTATAAGTTTATCTAGTGGGATTATCGGAGAGGACTTTGTCAAGCACGAAGTGGACTTGGGGGTCCAACGACTCAAAGACCTGGGACTCAATCCTATCTTTTTACCTCATTCACTAAAAGGCTTAGACTTTATCAAAGAACATCCTGAAGCTCGTGCAGAGGATTTGATTCAGGCATTTTCTGATGATAGTATCGACATGGTCCTATGCGCCATCGGTGGAAACGATACCTATCGCTTGCTACCTTATCTTTTTGAATATGACCAACTACAAAAGGTTATCAAACAAAAGATTTTTCTTGGCTTCTCGGATACGACCATGAACCATCTCATGTTGCATAAACTAGGAATCAAGACTTTTTATGGGCAATCCTTTTTTGCAGACATTTGTGAGTTAGACAAAGAAATGTTGCCATATAGCTGCCACTACTTTAAAGAATTAATTGAGACTGGTAGAATCTCAGAAATCCGCCCTAGTAACGTTTGGTACGAGGAACGGACTGATTTTAGTCCCAAGGCTCTGGGAACACCTCGTGTTAGTCATGAAAATACAGGTTTTGACTTGTTACAAGGCAATGCTCAGTTTGAGGGAGAAATCCTCGGTGGTTGTCTTGAGTCTCTCTATGATATTTTTGACAACTCTCTACACGCAGATAGCACAGACCTCTGCCAAAAATACAAACTTTTCCCCGACTTGTCAGACTGGGAAGGAAAGATCCTCTTGCTAGAAACAAGCCAAGAAAAGCCTGAACCTGACGACTTCAAAAAGATGTTGCGGACTTTAAAGGAAACTGGTATATTCGCGGTCATCAGTGGACTCTTGGTCGGAAAACCTATGGATGAAACCTTCTATGACGACTATAAAGAGGCACTATTGGATATCATTGATAGCAATATTCCGATCGTCTATAATCTGAATGTTGGACACGCAACTCCAAGAGCAATTGTCCCCTTCGGAGTCCACGCCTATGTAGATGCAACGGAGCAAGTCATCCACTTTGATTATAACAAAGAAAGCTGAGATGGATTTCTCAGCTTTTTTCTATATTCTCTGATGTTCTAGTCATCTAACGTCACTTATTTCCGCTTTTCCACTCACAATCATTCTCGTGGTCATCAACCAACCCTGCTGCCTGTAAAAAAGACAAGACCGCAACGGGACCTGTAAACTTGAAGCCCCGCTTTTTGAGGTCCTTGGCTAGCTTCTCAGAAAGAGCTGTCTTAGCTGGAGCCTGTCGGTAATCTGGAACATCATTGACGATGGTTATCCCATCGACAAAAGACCAAAGATAAGCATCAAACGATTCAAATTCTTCCTGAACTTGTAAAAAGGCTTGAGCATTGGCCCGTGTCGCAAAGATCTTGGCACGATTTCGGATGATGGCTGGATTGTCTAATAAAGCTTCCAGTTCAGAGTCGGTCATCTCTGCAACGCGTTGAAGGTGGTAACCATGAAAAGACTCTCTGAAAGCCTGCCGTTTATTGAGCACCGTCTCCCAAGATAGACCAGCCTGATAGGTCTCCATACAGAGTAACTCAAAAAGGGCCTGGTCATCATGGAGGGGCCGTCCCCATTCCTCATCATGGTAGGCTACATATAACGGATTGGTCATTTTGACCCAGCCACAACGTTTTGGCATCTTCTTCTCCTATTTCACCAACATCTTAAGGGCAGACTTGATATAGTTCTCAGCAGTATCAGAAGTTCCTTCAATGAATTTCTTGATTTTCTTGAGTTCCGTTGCCTTGTAGCCCAATGCCAACATGGCTTCCATGGCTTCTTCAAGGGCTTGGTTTTCTTCTACAACTTTGGCTTTGGACTGAGCCGGTGCATCTTCTAGATCAAGATTGATCTTACCTTCTAGGTCCAAAACCATCTGTTGGGCTGTTTTCTTGCCGATCTTCGGAAACTTGGTCAAGTAAGTGATGTTCTTGCTTTCGATGGCTTGGACAAGGCCTGCATTGTCATCTGCAGCAATGATAGCCAGAGCTGAGACAGGTCCAATCCCAGAGACTGAGATCAAGTTTAAAAAGAGCTGTTTCTCTTCTTCGGTCGCAAAGCCATAGAGAAGGTGAGCGTCTTCCCGAACCACTTGGTGCAGATAGACGTGCACCTCTTGATTCATTTTACCAGAGTAGGCATAGGGATTGGCCACATGCAAGAGATAGCCGATCCCAGCTGTCTCCACCACGATGTATTTGGCGGTGATTTTTGTTAAAATTCCTTTAATGTATTCGTACATAATCTTCCTTTATTGTTTGATTAATATTTGCCCAATTCCCGTAAACTGGTGTGATTTTCCTGAATGCGTCGGAACATCTTTTCCATATCTGACTTGGTAAAGTTAACCAAAACCGGACGGCCATGAGGGCAGTTATAAGGGTTGTCACATTGGGACAGTTGGTAGATCAGATCGCGTGCGGAGTAATCATCCAGCGTGTGGTTGGCCTTGATGGAGCGTTTGCAGGACATCATGATGGCCAACTCAGCCCGGTATTTCTTGATGGACACTTCCTTGGTCAAAAGGAGCATATCACACATTTCATAGATGCCCGACTCGATCTCTTCTTCCTTCATCCAGATCGGATGCTCCCGTAAGATCAACTGGTTAGCTCCGTATTCTTCTAAGTAGACGCCCACTTCTTCTAAGAGGTGCTTGCGCTGTTGCAGGCGGATCAGATCGTCTGTAGGGAACTCAAAGATATAAGGCACCAGCAGTTGTTGCTGACTGCCGTCTACGTCCCCGATGCTCTCCCGGTATTCTTCGTATTTGACCCGCTCTTGGGCCGCGTGCTGGTCAATGATATATAGGCCCCCATTTCCTTGGGCAAAGAGATAGGTTCCATGCATCTGACCAAAATATTCCAATTCTGGGAAGGTCGAATGTTCTTCCCCATCCAACTTATCATAGGCCTTGTCTAGACTAGCCAGATCCAACTCTGGGTGATCCAGTTCATCATAAACCACAGTCTTTCTTTCCGCAAACTTGATCGCGCTTGTTGGTTTTTCTACGGTGTTTTCTTGGCTTGTAGAATCAGCAGTTAGCTCATCTGCTAGAGGCCGTTGAGGATCTGCCACTTCTGGTCGAAGTTTGAAATCTCGACTTTCTCGGTCATAATAGAGGCGGTTTTCTTTTAAAGGCAGGGTCGTCTGTACTGCCTTTTCTGTTCGACGAATAGTCGACTTGGCTAGATTTTCTAGAGCATCCGGAATCAGGTTCTGCTCTTTCAAAGCGTTCGCAATAGCCTGGGAGATCAAGGCCATTAGTTCTCGTTCTTTGGAGATGCGAACCTCTTGCTTAGTGGGGTGAACATTGACATCCGCTAAGTAAGGGTCGATCTGGATATTAATGATCGCGAGCGGGAAGCGGCCCACCATGAGTTTACTGCCGTAGCCGTCTAAAATAGCTCGATTGAGCAAGAAATTCTTGATGTAACGGCCGTTGATAAAGAGACTGATGTAATTGCGATTTGCACGAGTCAATTCAGGCAAAGACACAAAGCCCGTCACTTCAAAATCTAGGTCGCGATTTTCAATAGCCACCATCTTCTTGGCAGACGCCAGGCCATAGACACCCGCAATCGCTTGCCGGAGATTGCCCGTCCCCGCTGTTTTGGTCATTTCTTTTCCATCATTGATCAAGGTAAAGGCAATCTCAGGATGGGCCAAGCTCAAGCGGTTTAGAATATCCACGATATGGGATAGCTCTGCCTGCTGGCTCTTTAAATACTTGAGACGAGCAGGTGTATTAAAAAAGAGATCTTCCACTGTGATCTTGGTCCCGACAGGGCTTGTCGCTAGCTCTACTTCCTCAATTTCGCCACCCTTTGCAACCAATTTGGTCCCGTGGGCAGCTCCTTCTTGCGCCGTCAGAAGGGTTAGAATACTGACAGAAGCAATGGAAGGCATGGCCTCACCACGAAAACCAAGTGTTCGAATACGAAAAAGATCCACTTGACTCTTGATCTTACTGGTCGCATGTCGACGGAGGGCCAAAGCGACCTCATCATGCGCAATTCCTTCCCCATTGTCTGTAATCCGAATCGACTTCAATCCTGCTTCTTCGATTTCAACAACGATCTGGCTAGCCCCAGCATCGATCGAGTTTTCAACCAACTCCTTGACCACGCTAGCAGGTCGTTCAATCACTTCACCTGCCGCAATCTGATTGGCTAGGACTTCTGGCAATTCAATAATCTGTGACATGTCTGCTCCTTTACCTATTTTTTCACCGATACATGTAGCTCTATTATACCACAGATCTACAAGACTCCCTTTCTTAAAAAATAGAGGCTGTCCCCATCTTCTTCCTTAAAAACCGCATAGGCAAAGAAAACGACCACATAGACAAATCCCCTTGTCTTCCCTTTGGAAAAAGTGTTTAATAGTAGTGTAAAGAAGGAGCCGGGCTAGCAGGCCAACCGACTTTACCCAAAGGAGGGAGAAAATATCTTATGAAAGTTGAAGTACACATTGATTCCCACTTCCAAGAAGAAACGGTGATGATCACAGCACCTGCACTATCTGCGCGTGTAGAGAAAATCCGTGACTTTGTGGAAGAATTGGATCAAAAAGGGCGCTTACGTGCCAAAAAGGATGGGGAAGCTTACCTGATCGAAAGCCAACTATTCCAACGTTTTTACATTGAAAATCGGCAAGTAATTGGCGAGACCATGACAGATCAATTTATTCTGACTGGACCACTCTATCAGCTATCTGAAGACTTGCCGACCTGCTTTCTCAAAATTTCCCAATCTGAAATTATCAACACAAAAGAAATCGATCACCTGCACTTTACCAGTGGAGGATCGGTGCAAATCTATCTTAAAAACGGGAGTCTGACCTACTCCTCCCGTCGTTACTTGAAAGCCATTAAGGAGAAATTATCATGCTAAAACAATCTTTTTCTGACGCCCTGAAAGGCATTCTCATCGGGCTCATCCTATCCATTTTCTTTTCCTACCTCTTCTCACCTGAGTTGTACCTTCCCTTAAGTCCCAACTCTGCAGTCGGTCGCTGGATGTTCTTGCATCATGTTCACGGCTCACTGGTCATGCTCTATTGTGCCCTCGTTTGGGGTGCGATTGGGGTCCTCTTTAGCTTCGGAAGTCTCCTCTTTCAAAAAGACTGGAGCCTCTTACGGGCTACTCTGAGCCATTACCTACTCATGTTGCTTGGCTTTATTCCTCTAGCTACCTTAGCCGGCTGGTTTCCAGCACGACTCGGATTTTACCTCTCACTCGTTGTCGAATTCACCCTCGTTTACGTGATCATCTGGTTGGTCTCCCATCATTTTTATAAAAAACAAGTTCAAGAAATCAATCAAAGCATTGCTAACCACTAAGCAAAAAGATCCTCAGTGCTACGAGGATCTGAAAGTAGAGATAAACTGTTCCTTTATACAAATCTAATAAATTCTATAAAAAATATACTCGTTATAGTTGTTCAATCATCTACTGAAACTTTCCGCTGTGAGAAAAGTGCCTGAAACACAATTGTTTCAGGCACTCGGAATTATTGAGACCTTAGGCTCAATAATTAGTCTTGGAACTTCGAAGAAGTTCGCTGACGTCCGTACTCACTTAAGGAAAGTTTCTAAGATGACTTTGTCTTCAATAAAAGATCCTCGCTGTCACGAGGATCTTCTTTTATAATTTCTTTTTCAATTCGGCGACTGCCATCATGACTTCCATGGGAGTCATATTGTAGAGATCCAGATTCTTCAATTCTGTGATCACTGTATTTTCTGTTTCTTCCTCAAAGAGGGACATTTGTTCAGCAACCTGCGAAGACACTTCCTTTTTAGGAGTTGCATCCGCAAGCGGTACTTGCTGGGCTTGTCCTTCGAGCTTGGTCAAAATCGCATCCGCCCGCTTCAATAATTCTTCTGGCAAACCAGCGATCTTGGCCACGTGAATCCCATAAGATTTATCAGCTGGTCCGGGTTCAATCTTGTGCAAGAAGGTAACCTGACCATCTCGCTCCAAGGTCGCAACATGAACATTTTCCAAACGGGACAAGGTCTCTGAGAGTGCCGTCAACTCATGGTAGTGGGTTGCAAACAAGGTTTTGGCACCGGTTCGATCGTGAATGTATTCGATGATGGACTGGGCGAGGGCCATCCCATCATAGGTCGCCGTTCCCCGTCCCAACTCATCAAATAAAATCAAGGACTGAGGCGTTGCCTTGCGAATGGCATGATTGGCCTCCATCATTTCCACCATAAAGGTAGACTGACCCGATACCAGGTCATCAGCAGCTCCGATCCGGGTATAAATCGCATCAAAGATTGGCAATTCAGCCCTTTGCGCTGGAACATAAGAGCCAATTTGGGCAAGAATCACAATGATCGCCAATTGGCGCATATAGGTAGACTTCCCGCTCATATTTGGCCCCGTAATCAGCTGAATATCCCGTTCTTCATCCATAAAGATGCTATTAGGAATATAGGACTGGGCTCCCATCACTTTCTCAACAACCGGATGACGACCTTTGTCGATCGCGATTCGTCGTTCTTCATGAAAGAAGGGACGATTCAACTGTTGCGACTCAGCGACACTGGCTAAACTTTGTAAAACATCAACCGTCGCAATCGCCTGAGCTAACTGTTGCAGACGTTGGATATACTTGCCAACTTCTTCCCGAATCCGCATAAAAATCGTATATTCCAGATTAGCAGACTTCTCACGCGCCTCTAGCATATCTCCTTCGATGCGTGCCAATTCCTCCGTACCAAAGCGTTCTGAATTTTTCAAGGTCGCCTTGCGGAAAAAGTGAGCAGGAACGTGACTCAATTGAGAATTGGTGACATGGAAATAATAGCCATCCTTCTTGTTGTAATCGATTTTTAGACCTGTAATGCCACTGGCTTCGCGTTCTTTGGCCTCAATCTCAGCAATCCAACCAGTACCATCCCGAAGAACGACACGATACTGATCCAATTGCTCGTCAAACCCAGTTCGGATGATATTTCCCTCCGTAATAACAGCAGACGCTTCCGGAGCAATAGCTGAGGTAATCAAGCGGTGCAATTCAGGAAGTTCATCCAAGCGTGCAATTAAGACATCTAAGACTGGATCACCAATCCCCAGTAGAATCGACTTGATCGTCGGCACATGCCCCAGAGTATCTCCTAGCTGCAAGAGATCCTTAGGATTGATCTTGCCAAAGGAAACACGACTCGCTAAGCGTTCAATGTCATAGACCCCTTTGAGACTGTCGGTCAAATCGCTCCGTTCAAAGAAATGATCCATAAAGACCTGAATGATGTCCTGGCGCTCTCGAATCCGTTTCAAATCGACTAAGGGTTTCTGAATCCAGGACCGCAACAAACGACCGCCCATGGCCGTCTTGGTTTCATCCAAATACCAATACAAGCTACCATGTTTCTTCCCAGTCCGCGCATTCTCTGTCAAATCAAGACTAGCCTTGGTCGCAAAGTCCATCTGCAAGAAATCGCAAATCTCATAATGATGGGCTTTTTTGAGGTGGCTCAATTCCCGCATTTGTGTCTGGTAGACATACTGGAGAAGTTTTCCAGCCGTTTTCTTTTCTAGCTCACTCAACTGATCCCCTAAGAGTTGAACATCGTCGAGCGCCGTCTCTACATGTGACAGCAAGAGATTCATCTGGCTAACAAACACACGCTCTTCCTGTTCTGGCAACTCATAACCCAGGACCACCTCACGCGCACGTAAATTGCGGATTTCTCCACAAACCATGCTAAAGTCATTGAGGGTCGTCACCTGAAACTCCCCTGTCACCAGATCCATATAGGCTAGCCCATACTCATTTCCTGAACGATCCAAAGCAACCAGGAAGTTGTTCTCACTATCTGGCTTGGTCGAATCCACCACTGTACCCGGCGTAATCACCTGTACGACTTCACGCTTAACGACCCC
Above is a window of Streptococcus sp. LPB0220 DNA encoding:
- a CDS encoding SP0191 family lipoprotein; the protein is MKRKIFLLGALVLCLTGCGQKKQVKTPTSSEQKAIKAKAEQLQKDNKSILQKAEENQVVTRTFVFPKDDKGTQQTQIVTYVGNTFKKLETINVTATDEELKKGIQQVGIEEAQKQLRESFNKDDAFKEALTVPGFTADLTLENENEYKVTITYDFEAMDVKKAEGMTYFKNNHLPELLKLTPSQFADNLINAGASEQK
- a CDS encoding competence/damage-inducible protein A, whose amino-acid sequence is MKAEIIAVGTEILTGQIVNTNAQFLSEKLASLGIDVYYHVAVGDNEGRLFSTIETASKRSDLVILCGGLGPTEDDLTKQTLAKFLGKELVFDPTALAKLDTFFASRPDYVRTPNNERQAQMIAGSIPLQNRTGLAVGGLIEVDDVTYVVLPGPPSELKPMVNEQLVPHLTTGEQLFSRVLRFFGIGESQLVTILADIIEEQSDPTVAPYAKTGEVTLRLSTKAKDQASADAKLDVLEKEILSRHTLDHQPLHELFYGYGDDNSMAKVAFDLLKGTGKTITVAESLTAGLFQATLADFSGASSIFAGGFVTYSLEEKSKMLSIPAQELEQHGVVSHFTAQAMASQARKLTGSDYGVSLTGVAGPDSLEGHPAGTVFIGLATPHGVDSVQVNIAGRSRADVREIAVLHAFNLVRLAVLNGENLV
- the spx gene encoding transcriptional regulator Spx, whose translation is MIKIYTVSSCTSCKKAKTWLNAHQLTYKEQNLGKEGITKEELLDILTKTENGVASIVSSKNRYAKNLGVDIEDLSVNEVIDIIMETPRILKSPILVDDKRLQVGYKEDDIRAFLPRSVRNVENTEARMRAAL
- a CDS encoding DUF1292 domain-containing protein; translated protein: MAHDHNHDHEERELITLVDEQGNETLFEILLTIDGKEEFGKNYVLLIPANAEEDENGEVEIQAYSFTENEDGTEGDLQPIPEDSDAEWDMIEEVFNSFMEE
- the recA gene encoding recombinase RecA; protein product: MAKKQKKLDDISKKFGDEREKALNDALKLIEKDFGKGSIMRLGERAEQKVQVMSSGSLALDIALGAGGYPKGRIIEIYGPESSGKTTVALHAVAQAQKEGGIAAFIDAEHALDPSYAAALGVNIDELLLSQPDSGEQGLEIAGKLIDSGAVDLVVVDSVAALVPRAEIDGDIGDSHVGLQARMMSQAMRKLGASINKTKTIAIFINQLREKVGVMFGNPETTPGGRALKFYASVRLDVRGNTQIKGTGDQKDTNVGKETKIKVVKNKVAPPFKEAMVEIMYGEGISRTGELVKIATDLDIIQKAGAWYSYNGEKIGQGSENAKKFLADHPEIFDEIDHKVRVHFGLIEEDEAVKTLDKTEEAAPVVEEVTLDLDDAIEIED
- a CDS encoding IreB family regulatory phosphoprotein; its protein translation is MGFTDETVRFNLDDSNRKEISETLKDVYLSLDEKGYNPINQIVGYVLSGDPAYVPRYNNARNQIRKYERDEIVEELVRYYLKGQGIDL
- a CDS encoding DNA-3-methyladenine glycosylase I is translated as MPKRCGWVKMTNPLYVAYHDEEWGRPLHDDQALFELLCMETYQAGLSWETVLNKRQAFRESFHGYHLQRVAEMTDSELEALLDNPAIIRNRAKIFATRANAQAFLQVQEEFESFDAYLWSFVDGITIVNDVPDYRQAPAKTALSEKLAKDLKKRGFKFTGPVAVLSFLQAAGLVDDHENDCEWKSGNK
- the ruvX gene encoding Holliday junction resolvase RuvX; its protein translation is MRIMGLDVGSKTVGVAVSDPLGFTAQGLEIIQIDEDKKEFGLERLAELVAQYKVDRFVVGLPKNMNNTSGPRVEASQAYGAMIAEKFGLPVDYQDERLTTVAAERMLIEQADISRSKRKKVIDKLAAQLILQNYLDRNF
- a CDS encoding S66 peptidase family protein, producing MVSTIGIISLSSGIIGEDFVKHEVDLGVQRLKDLGLNPIFLPHSLKGLDFIKEHPEARAEDLIQAFSDDSIDMVLCAIGGNDTYRLLPYLFEYDQLQKVIKQKIFLGFSDTTMNHLMLHKLGIKTFYGQSFFADICELDKEMLPYSCHYFKELIETGRISEIRPSNVWYEERTDFSPKALGTPRVSHENTGFDLLQGNAQFEGEILGGCLESLYDIFDNSLHADSTDLCQKYKLFPDLSDWEGKILLLETSQEKPEPDDFKKMLRTLKETGIFAVISGLLVGKPMDETFYDDYKEALLDIIDSNIPIVYNLNVGHATPRAIVPFGVHAYVDATEQVIHFDYNKES